The stretch of DNA TTATGGAAGATATTTCGGGTTCAGGAACAAGGAGTTGACACGTATCATGGATACCATGACAAAGGAGGAGGCTTGTTGTTGCGGTGAAAAACAACACAAGGCAGGGTAGGCATGAGTGGATAGTTAGGATGACATGCTAAGGGCATCACGGTCGGCAATGCCAAAACGTGGTGCATATGGCACCCGTGTAATGGATTGATGTATAACTTCTGTTTTCTTTGgtttttggtttttatttttttcttaattttcattattttttcttttctttgtttttcttcgggatttttctttctttcttccattttatttgttttcttcagttttcattatttctctttcttcttttacCGGTTTCCTTTGGATTTTTTCAGTTTTGATGTGTTTTTCTTTATGGTTTTCATCAGTTTTCCTTCAGGTTTTAGAGCCTTTTTGATTGGCTATTTTTGTTTCTATGGCTTGATTATTTCATTTTTTTCCTCGGTTTTCTATGAAGATTTTTTCACGTACATGTGAAATATTTATTTTATACATATTAAAGATTATTAAAATACACAAATAACATGGTTTAAAGCAAGTATTTTTATGTCTATATTTTCCgtatacatcaagaacatttttttacACATGTTTACTTTTTTTAATACGTGATTAGGATTTTAAAATATAATGATTCACATTTCTTTCAAATAActgtttgatgtctacttttttcatacaGATTGTACATTTTcatataaatctgaaacatttatgTTATATACGTCTAAAATTTCCCAAaaccatgattaacatttttttataatcacacatacatattttcgaaatgcatgaacattttaaaaatgtcacaaacattttttttaagATTTTACTATTTTTCATATACATTTGAAAGAATTATTTTATATACACTTAAACTTTTCTAAAATATATTATAACCTCTTTTataatgtcacatatatttttctgaaACACTTGAACACTTTTTAAATGGCTCAACATTTTTTTCATACGCTATCAACAGTTTTATATACATTTCAAGGATTTAATTTATATCACATTATCTTATTTaaaatatattattattttttaatagtTTCACATACATTATTTTGAAgcagatgaacatttttaaaatgtcaTAGTTGCTTTAATATGCTATCGACTTTTTTAACTAAGCTAACAAGTGTGTTACATTATGTTGGCATTTTTTTAAATTCCCGATTTTaattcttattttttttattttaaaaaattatGTATTAACATCATTTTAGGAAATTagtataaaacaaaaacaaaaagtgaACAAAGGAAAAACCATGAGAAAGTACGAACTTACTTTGTAcctacctgggccagcccattcaCAATGCCCTGACACGAACGGTTGCTTCAAGTCGCGTCAGGCGATGTATAGATGCGCCATCTTATTAGCTCCATGCACAGTTCTGCTCCATAAGTGTTGGTGCTTCATGGGCCCGGTGGGCTTCGTCTCCTTCGGCCTACCATTGACCTCATTATTTGACTTTCTCTTTTTTGCTTCAATTTTTTTCATCTCCCAGTGCTCTAGCTTGATGCAAAGAATTTACAGCCTGCGACCAAGAGTCGATTTTCCCTCTTGGGAGAAGGATCCTTCAGGAAAACCTGAACATCATGGTGATGACCGACATGTGACGATGGGCGGTGGCATGACACCCAAGGAGATAGTGTTGCACCGGCCGAATGAGATGGTGGTGCTTCGTCtcggcaatgtaaactctttgtagtAACACTACACACTGAGGCGGCGATGTAGTTGCAGCATGCTCCCGATGCAATGGGCGAGAGGCCTATGGGAGTGCCATTGTGGTTGGAATGGGCGGGTACAGTGACAACAAGTTGCTCGATCGACAGAAGGTGCGTGTACTTGCGAGTTGCGACATCGGGCATTGGTGGCGATGACAACCTTGGTGCTCGAAATGGGCAGGCAATGAAATAACACGTGGAGGTCAAGGACGAGTGGACATCATGTTCAAAGTAGAGGGCTGTGAGCaaaatagaggaaatttcaacatacacaaaaaGGCTAATTCGCCAGCCAGCCGCATCAACTAGACAAATCTTGGGGTCCCCAAATATATGTGGTCGCTGCTAGCAATTTATGGAAATAATACCACACCGTTAGAAACAATTCACATTTATTTCTAGTAAATAATCCGACTTTATTTGTTAACTAACTGAATCAGAGAAATCAAGATACCCATTAACAACAAGTATTGCTGACAAAACAATAGGTTAAGTCGAAAACATCTAAAGTCGTTAACTCTAGCTTCACCTTTAGTACCCTAACGTTGAACCAAGATTTCACTGAAATAATCATAATAGACCTATTTTGAGATCATCCCAAACCTAAGCAGTCCAATTTTGTTGAAGATATCACAAACGACTGTATTGTCTTGGCAATAGTTTTGGGCGAGCCGTCATTTATACatgtttccctcaagtggatgtgcGTTATTATCAATGAAACCAGAATATGTACATAATGAGATCCTTTCATCCTCCCATATTCTCACAAACATATTGCTATGGACATCATCATTCTGGGTTGTTGGGATATCTGGATTCAAAGAAGTGAAAAAATAAACTTttgtttttagaaaaacagggagacACTCCCGGCTCCATTACTTGAATGAAACCAACAGGTTACACATGGAGTTCCAGGAGTTAATACAAGGAGATTTCTTCTCGAGCAAGACCTCATTCTCCTCGGTCACGAACTGAAGAGCAAGAATTTTGAATGCTTGCAGACTTGGATTGACAACCATCTTTGTGGCTGGTGCCTTAGAGTTGCATCATATATACTAGCTTTTTGTCCAATATATATGTTACCTGGAGCAGGAAGTGGATAATCtgtttttgccttttctttttcaaATCATCAAAGCTAGCGTATGTGACAGTGAGCCTTGCTGCAATCGTGTTCTCTCCGACGTACGCTGTACGTAGCGGCCACGGCGGGGCAGCCATGGCCTCCACACATACATCTCTCAGCAAGTCTCGGTGACTGACCGCCGGCCTGACCGGCGACTTCAGATTCTAAACTGCCGGTCGTTGCACGGCCTGTCAGTTCCCGAGTTATAACCACTGGTATATACATGTACTATATCTAATCTGCTAtgatgaagtactccctccgttcctaaatataagtcttttaagagatttcactatagactacatacggagcaaaatgagtgaacctatacTCTAAaagacgtctatatacatccgaatgTAGTCTCTAtagtgaaatgtctaaaaagacttatatttaggaacggagggagtatgaacacACACCACATGCTACATTATTGACGTCCAGTGACCTCCGGCCGTCGTGCAGTGCAGGCCATGGCATCCACGAAGACGAAGCAGCCCAGAATCCGTCCAACGAAGGATGACTTCGATCTTGACCGGCAAATATGACTGGTGAGTGGTGACTCGCGTCTGTGCCCACACATCTGCCATGGTGCCTCATCCATCCACACATCCACACAGCTCTGCTCTACGTTCGTGCACATGCCTTTTTAAGAGCATCTCCCGACGTAGCACCGGGAAAATATACACACTCTTTCATAGCACGTCGCAACcgatcaccaccaccaccatggctCGCTCACCTGCCGAGTTCGTCTTGCTCCTTATGGCAGCGGCAATCTGGAGCTTCTTCCTTGTCGCCGGCGCAGGGCAGTTCCAGCCGAGCTGCATAGGGCGCGAGAGGGACGCATTGCTGGCCTTCAAGCAAGGCATCAGCGACGACCCCAAGGACTACCTTGGGTCGTGGCGACAAGAGCGCCAAGATTGCTGCCAATGGGCAGGCATCACCTGCGACAACGTAACCGGCCATGTCGTCAAGCTTGACCTTGGCCAAGGAAATTATTTGGCCGGCCAGATAAGTCCTTCCTTGCTCTCTCTAGAGCATCTCGAGTACCTCAATCTCTGGGGCACGGGACTGTGTGGGCCTGGTGGTCGTGTTCCAGAGTTCTTGGGTTCCTTAAAGAACTTGAAGTATCTTGATCTGTCCGGCATGTCTTTCTCTGGTATGGTGCCTCCTCAGTTTGGCAACCTGTCAAAGCTAGAATACCTCGACCTATCCCGCATACATTTCAACAATACGCAGATGGTCTTAACAGACATCTCATGGTTAACCCGTCTACCTCTGTTGGCGCAACTTGATATGAGTCTTATCAACCTCAGCTCAATAGCCGATTGGCCTCTTGTTGTGAACAAGATTCCATCTTTGAAGTTGCTCCGTCTTGTTGAGTGCTCGCTTTCAAGTGCAAACCAAGCCCTCACACACCTAAACCTcacaaatcttcataaccttgatcTCTCCTTTAACCACTTTGGTCATCCAATCGCCTCTGGTTGGTTTTGGAACTTAACAAGCATCAAGGACCTCAGCCTTGATAGTAACTATCTGTATGGTCCATTCCCTGATGCACTCGCAAATATGACATCCCTCCAATGGTTAGATTTGCAAAACATGGGTAACAAAGCCACAATGACAGTGGACTTGAAAAAACTATGTGATTTGGAGGAACTATGGCTTGATGGAAGCCTCTCCTCTGGAAACATAACAGAGTTTCTAGATAAATTGCCACAATGTCCGTCCAACAAATTGCAGTACTTGTACTTGAGCAGCAACAATATGGCTGGAATTCTTTCCAACAGAATGGGGCACTTAACCAACCTATTTTGGTTCGACATTTCTTACAATAACATTACTGGAGCTATACCGCTAGGCATTGGGAATCTCTCTTGTTTACAAAGCCTTGTTCTTTCTAACAATTTTCTTACTGGTGCTATACCGCTAGGCATCGGGAATCTCTCTTCTTTAGAAGCTGTTTATCTTTCTAACAATTTTCTTACTGGTGCTATACCGCTAGGCATCGGGAATCTCTCTTCTTTAGAAGCTGTTTATCTTTCTAACAATTTTCTTACTGGTGCTATACCGCTAGGCATCGGGAATCTCTCTTCTTTAGAAGTTCTTTATCTTTCTAACAACCTTCTTACTGGAGCTATACCGCTAGAGTTGGAAAATTGCACTTATGTCTATCTCTCAAATAACAATTTTAGTGGACCTATACAACTAGGGATAGAGCACTGCACTATATTAGAAGAACTTGACCTTTCTGACAACAATATTGC from Triticum dicoccoides isolate Atlit2015 ecotype Zavitan chromosome 6A, WEW_v2.0, whole genome shotgun sequence encodes:
- the LOC119319228 gene encoding receptor-like protein EIX2 — its product is MARSPAEFVLLLMAAAIWSFFLVAGAGQFQPSCIGRERDALLAFKQGISDDPKDYLGSWRQERQDCCQWAGITCDNVTGHVVKLDLGQGNYLAGQISPSLLSLEHLEYLNLWGTGLCGPGGRVPEFLGSLKNLKYLDLSGMSFSGMVPPQFGNLSKLEYLDLSRIHFNNTQMVLTDISWLTRLPLLAQLDMSLINLSSIADWPLVVNKIPSLKLLRLVECSLSSANQALTHLNLTNLHNLDLSFNHFGHPIASGWFWNLTSIKDLSLDSNYLYGPFPDALANMTSLQWLDLQNMGNKATMTVDLKKLCDLEELWLDGSLSSGNITEFLDKLPQCPSNKLQYLYLSSNNMAGILSNRMGHLTNLFWFDISYNNITGAIPLGIGNLSCLQSLVLSNNFLTGAIPLGIGNLSSLEAVYLSNNFLTGAIPLGIGNLSSLEAVYLSNNFLTGAIPLGIGNLSSLEVLYLSNNLLTGAIPLELENCTYVYLSNNNFSGPIQLGIEHCTILEELDLSDNNIAGVIPPWLGNCTSLSHLSLSNNLLTGHVPSKITLLGNLTELALSNNNLDGVITEEHLVTLKNLEHLDLSHNSFSGPLPLEFGAYKLVELTLSSNYFSGHIPISVCTLRNLLVLDLSDNLLVGELPRCSQEPNLVFLLLSHNRLSGELPSSLKNYKSLAFMDLSANNFHGTLPSWIGDLVYLRFLQLSQNFFCGDIPLTITNLKRLRQLSLAGNNISGVIPWSLSNLTAMTQKHTKRPGVDMFVWYTGYVGKFGEVWPIVMKRQELKYGKGIFNVVGMDLSLNYLTGEIPDGITSLNGLLNLNFSWNQLSEKIPGKIGAMKSLESLDLSRNSLSGEIPSSLADLTYLSSLDLSYNNLTGRIPVGRQLDTLYLENQSIYMGNIGLCGPPLERNCSGNNAPEHDNQQKIEKVSEPVLFFYFGLGSGLVAGLWVVFCTLLFKKVWRVAYFRLFDKSYDKAYVFVVVTWGRINREPIET